In the genome of Notamacropus eugenii isolate mMacEug1 chromosome 5, mMacEug1.pri_v2, whole genome shotgun sequence, one region contains:
- the SLC25A6 gene encoding ADP/ATP translocase 3: protein MTEQAISFAKDFLAGGIAAAISKTAVAPIERVKLLLQVQHASKQIAADKQYKGIVDCIVRIPKEQGVLSFWRGNLANVIRYFPTQALNFAFKDKYKQVFLGGVDKHTQFWRYFAGNLASGGAAGATSLCFVYPLDFARTRLAADVGKSGTEREFKGLGDCLVKITKSDGIRGLYQGFNVSVQGIIIYRAAYFGIYDTAKGMLPDPKNTHIVISWMIAQTVTAVAGVVSYPFDTVRRRMMMQSGRKGADIMYTGTIDCWKKIAKDEGGKAFFKGAWSNVLRGMGGAFVLVLYDELKKVI, encoded by the exons ATGACGGAGCAGGCCATCTCCTTTGCCAAGGACTTCCTGGCCGGTGGCATCGCCGCTGCTATCTCCAAGACGGCGGTGGCCCCCATCGAGAGAGTCAAGCTGCTACTGCAG GTGCAGCATGCAAGTAAACAAATTGCTGCAGATAAGCAGTACAAAGGCATTGTGGATTGTATAGTCCGAATTCCTAAGGAACAAGGGGTGCTTTCCTTCTGGCGGGGTAACTTAGCAAATGTCATCAGATACTTCCCCACCCAGGCCCTTAACTTTGCCTTTAAGGATAAGTATAAGCAGGTGTTTTTGGGAGGAGTGGACAAGCACACACAGTTTTGGAGGTATTTTGCTGGCAATCTTGCCTCTGGTGGTGCAGCTGGAGCCACTTCTCTCTGCTTTGTCTACCCCTTGGATTTTGCGAGAACCCGCTTGGCAGCTGATGTTGGGAAGTCTGGCACTGAGAGGGAATTCAAAGGCCTGGGAGACTGCCTTGTGAAAATCACCAAGTCTGATGGAATCCGTGGCTTGTATCAAGGTTTCAATGTCTCAGTGCAGGGTATCATTATCTATAGAGCAGCTTACTTTGGCATCTATGATACAGCAAAAG GTATGCTCCCAGATCCCAAGAACACTCATATTGTGATAAGCTGGATGATTGCACAAACAGTGACTGCTGTAGCAGGTGTGGTCTCTTATCCCTTTGATACAGTAAGGCGGCGAATGATGATGCAGTCTGGGCGCAAAGGAG CTGATATCATGTACACTGGGACAATTGACTGCTGGAAGAAGATTGCTAAAGATGAGGGTGGCAAAGCTTTCTTCAAGGGTGCCTGGTCCAATGTTCTTAGAGGCATGGGTGGAGCTTTCGTGCTTGTCCTGTATGATGAATTGAAGAAAGTAATCTAA